Proteins encoded together in one Vitis vinifera cultivar Pinot Noir 40024 chromosome 4, ASM3070453v1 window:
- the LOC100242407 gene encoding uncharacterized protein LOC100242407: protein MMMMMMKDEWIRAAMSDDMVVAELLLRLKQSHASPPLLTPFKWGLRLPRSRSSSRCDVVSVRKDREPTRRSPTTPLSWSGGASPSAAADADAFEDCSRSSSIRFAAARSKVTALSETTNTNTKRSRRKKTFAELKEEEILLLKERTYLKKELATLRVTFKEQRATNESLKRMKIDFHLNLVKGTGAAATDEAKEAIPRKEPHKMEGPSEDHAPSIVPVQALSNDLLQSESCQVKMNDAPRDNVFMLPDLNMMAMEDDIGSETLYGMI, encoded by the exons atgatgatgatgatgatgaaggacGAGTGGATTCGAGCCGCGATGAGCGACGACATGGTAGTGGCAGAGCTGCTACTGCGTCTCAAGCAGTCCCACGCCTCACCGCCGCTCCTCACCCCCTTCAAGTGGGGCCTCCGCCTCCCGCGCTCCAGGTCCTCCTCTCGATGCGACGTCGTTTCTGTCAGAAAGGACCGTGAGCCAACCAGACGCAGCCCCACCACGCCCCTCTCCTGGAGCGGTGGCGCTTCCCCCAGCGCCGCTGCTGACGCCGACGCCTTCGAGGACTGCAGCCGCTCCTCCTCCATTCGCTTCGCCGCCGCCAGATCCAAG GTTACGGCTTTGAGTGAGACCACCAACACCAACACCAAGAGGTCAAGAAGAAAGAAG ACATTTGCTGAACTTAAGGAAGAGGAAATTTTGCTCTTGAAGGAAAGGACATATTTGAAGAAG GAGCTGGCAACACTTCGTGTAACCTTTAAGGAACAGAGAGCCACAAATGAAAGCTTGAAGAGAATGAAG ATTGATTTCCATTTGAACTTGGTGAAGGGTACTGGTGCAGCTGCCACCGATGAAGCAAAGGAAGCAATTCCCAGGAAAGAACCCCACAAGATGGAAGGTCCTAGTGAAGACCATGCCCCTTCAATTGTTCCAGTGCAGGCCTTATCTAACGATCTCCTGCAATCTGAATCTTGCCAAGTAAAGATGAATGATGCACCCAGAGACAATGTTTTCATGCTACCTGACCTAAACATGATGGCAATGGAGGACGATATTGGCTCTGAGACCCTGTATGGAATGATCTGA